The following proteins come from a genomic window of Dongia rigui:
- a CDS encoding alkaline phosphatase D family protein gives MAFKFSENRLSRRHFLRVSTAAGVIGAAGVAPRISYAAQRPTITHGLQSGDIGADRGVLWSRTDRPAQAIFEWSTSDSFKEVTRLPKIAALPESDFTAKILATGLPSDQDIFYRVRFQDLSDVHVESEPLTGHFRTAPATRRNVSFVWSGDTAGQGWGIDEARGGMKGYATMLKHDPDFFLHSGDNVYADGVMEAEVKLADGTVWKNLVTPEKSKVAETLDEFRGQYKYNFLDKNVRDLYAQVPVLTQWDDHEVTNNWSDSKQLGDAYKEKSIATLTARAAKAFHEYMPIATSLDEPQRVYRKIAYGPHLDVFMIDMRSYRGPNGDNLETSAGGTAAFLGTEQLAWLKRELLTSKATWKVIAADMPLSLLVWNNAADKKGFEAIANNEPGKPLGRELEFADLLRFMKAAGIKNTVWLTADVHYTAAHYYDPNKAAFQEFEPFWEFVSGPIHAGTYGPNDIDMTFGPEVKFVKAPEPGQEKVGPAAGLQFFGHVKIVGDSGVMTVTLRDTADTALWSIDLTPQHAV, from the coding sequence ATGGCTTTTAAATTCTCCGAAAACCGCCTCTCTCGCCGCCACTTTCTGCGCGTCAGCACCGCCGCCGGTGTCATCGGCGCAGCGGGCGTCGCCCCGCGCATCTCTTACGCTGCGCAGCGCCCGACCATCACCCACGGTCTGCAATCGGGCGATATCGGCGCCGATCGCGGCGTGCTGTGGTCGCGCACCGACCGGCCGGCGCAGGCGATCTTCGAATGGTCGACCAGCGACAGCTTCAAGGAAGTGACGCGCCTGCCAAAGATCGCCGCTTTGCCGGAATCCGATTTCACCGCGAAAATTCTCGCGACCGGCCTGCCCTCGGACCAGGATATCTTCTACCGCGTGCGCTTCCAGGATCTCAGCGACGTCCATGTCGAGAGCGAGCCGCTCACGGGCCATTTCCGCACGGCACCGGCGACGCGCCGGAATGTTTCCTTCGTCTGGTCGGGCGACACCGCCGGCCAGGGCTGGGGCATTGACGAGGCCCGGGGTGGCATGAAGGGCTATGCCACCATGTTGAAACATGATCCGGATTTCTTCCTGCATTCCGGCGACAACGTCTACGCCGACGGTGTCATGGAAGCGGAGGTGAAGCTCGCCGACGGTACCGTGTGGAAGAATCTGGTGACGCCGGAGAAGTCGAAGGTGGCCGAGACCCTCGATGAATTCCGCGGGCAGTATAAATACAACTTCCTCGACAAGAACGTGCGCGATCTCTATGCGCAGGTTCCGGTGCTGACCCAGTGGGACGACCACGAAGTCACGAACAACTGGTCGGATTCGAAGCAGCTGGGTGACGCCTACAAGGAGAAGTCGATCGCGACGCTGACGGCGCGGGCGGCCAAGGCCTTCCATGAATACATGCCGATCGCGACCTCGCTTGACGAACCGCAGCGCGTCTATCGCAAGATCGCCTACGGCCCCCATCTCGACGTCTTCATGATCGACATGCGCAGCTATCGCGGCCCCAATGGCGACAATCTGGAAACCAGCGCCGGCGGCACCGCGGCCTTCCTCGGGACCGAGCAACTCGCCTGGCTGAAGCGCGAACTGCTCACCTCAAAAGCAACTTGGAAGGTGATCGCGGCCGACATGCCGCTCTCATTGCTGGTGTGGAACAACGCCGCCGACAAGAAGGGCTTCGAGGCGATCGCCAATAACGAGCCGGGCAAGCCGCTCGGCCGCGAATTGGAATTTGCCGATCTGCTGCGCTTCATGAAAGCGGCTGGTATCAAGAACACGGTCTGGCTCACCGCCGACGTGCATTACACCGCCGCCCATTATTATGATCCGAACAAGGCCGCCTTCCAGGAGTTCGAACCGTTCTGGGAATTCGTCTCCGGCCCGATCCATGCCGGCACCTATGGCCCCAATGATATCGACATGACCTTCGGGCCGGAGGTGAAGTTCGTGAAGGCGCCGGAGCCTGGCCAGGAGAAGGTCGGCCCCGCTGCCGGGCTGCAGTTCTTCGGCCACGTGAAGATTGTCGGCGACAGCGGCGTCATGACCGTGACGCTGCGCGATACCGCCGATACGGCTTTGTGGTCAATCGATCTCACGCCGCAACACGCTGTCTAG
- a CDS encoding PQQ-dependent sugar dehydrogenase has product MPAPTTSVIPTVHVAEAVGWREGGKPVAAEGFEVSAFADSLDHPRWIYVLPNGDVLVAETNAPEKPDDNGGIKGWFVGLFMAKAGAGTKSADRITLLRDTDSDGVADLRGTFIDRLHSPFGMALVDNDFYVANTDAVMRFPYAPDDKKIDAAGEKIADLPGGTINHHWTKNLIASPDGRFLYATVGSNSNVGENGLEVEKDRAAILEIDRASHQTRVFASGLRNPNGMAWEKDGGALWTVVNERDELGSDLVPDYLTSVKDGAFYGWPFSYYGQHVDDRVSPRNPELVAKAVKPDYALGNHVAPLGLAFGTGELFPSAYRSGAYIGQHGSWNRSPRSGYDVVFVPFKDGQPNGKPTEILSGFVSESDEAYGRPVGVAFDKQGALLVADDVGNVIWRVTPKSSAGQ; this is encoded by the coding sequence TTGCCAGCGCCTACCACATCCGTCATTCCGACGGTCCATGTCGCCGAAGCGGTCGGCTGGCGGGAAGGCGGGAAGCCGGTAGCGGCTGAGGGGTTCGAGGTCAGCGCCTTCGCCGACAGTCTCGATCATCCGCGCTGGATCTATGTGCTGCCCAATGGTGACGTGCTGGTCGCCGAAACCAACGCGCCAGAGAAGCCAGACGACAACGGCGGCATCAAGGGCTGGTTCGTCGGCCTCTTCATGGCCAAGGCCGGTGCCGGTACTAAGAGCGCCGACCGCATCACGCTGCTGCGCGATACCGATAGCGACGGCGTCGCCGATCTGCGCGGCACGTTCATCGACCGCTTGCATTCACCCTTTGGCATGGCGCTCGTCGACAATGATTTTTATGTCGCCAATACCGATGCCGTGATGCGTTTTCCCTACGCACCGGACGACAAGAAGATCGACGCGGCGGGCGAGAAGATCGCGGATCTGCCGGGAGGGACCATCAATCATCACTGGACCAAGAATCTGATCGCCAGTCCGGATGGGCGGTTCCTTTATGCGACGGTGGGCTCGAACAGCAATGTCGGCGAGAACGGCCTGGAGGTCGAAAAGGATCGGGCCGCCATTCTGGAGATCGACCGTGCCAGCCATCAGACGCGGGTGTTTGCCAGCGGCCTGCGCAATCCCAACGGCATGGCCTGGGAGAAGGACGGCGGTGCCTTGTGGACCGTCGTCAATGAGCGGGACGAGCTTGGCAGTGATCTGGTCCCGGACTATCTGACTTCGGTGAAGGACGGCGCCTTCTATGGCTGGCCGTTCTCCTATTACGGCCAGCATGTCGACGACCGCGTGTCGCCGCGGAACCCCGAACTGGTCGCCAAGGCGGTGAAGCCGGATTACGCGCTGGGCAACCACGTCGCCCCGCTGGGGCTCGCCTTTGGTACCGGTGAACTGTTCCCCAGCGCCTACCGGTCCGGTGCCTATATCGGACAGCATGGGTCCTGGAATCGCTCGCCGCGCAGTGGCTACGACGTCGTCTTCGTGCCCTTCAAGGATGGCCAGCCCAATGGCAAGCCGACCGAAATCCTGAGCGGTTTTGTGAGCGAGAGCGACGAGGCCTATGGACGCCCGGTGGGGGTCGCGTTCGACAAGCAAGGGGCGCTGCTCGTCGCCGACGATGTCGGCAATGTCATCTGGCGGGTGACACCCAAGAGCAGTGCGGGCCAATAA
- a CDS encoding DUF1465 family protein, whose product MATIEFYDRTMSETMGLLVEARRYLSDRAEADARNLTIDQGLASSVETMRLVSRLTEALAWLLTHRAVLTGELTLDEALAPERRLGGHVLCGRDTTEDMRTMPQDFQKLMARSLDLYQRVAHLDAQVSDRVTQPPETGAWPPQRGGRA is encoded by the coding sequence ATGGCCACGATCGAATTCTATGACCGCACCATGTCGGAGACGATGGGTCTCCTCGTGGAGGCGCGTCGCTATCTGAGCGATCGTGCTGAAGCCGATGCGCGCAACCTTACCATCGATCAGGGACTTGCCAGTTCGGTCGAAACGATGCGCCTGGTGTCGCGCCTGACCGAGGCGCTGGCCTGGCTGCTGACGCACCGTGCCGTGCTGACCGGCGAGTTGACGCTGGATGAAGCGCTGGCGCCGGAGCGGCGATTGGGCGGGCATGTGCTGTGCGGGCGCGACACCACCGAAGACATGCGCACCATGCCGCAGGATTTTCAAAAGCTGATGGCACGCAGCCTGGACCTCTATCAGCGCGTGGCGCATCTCGATGCGCAGGTCAGCGACCGCGTGACCCAGCCGCCCGAAACCGGCGCCTGGCCGCCCCAGCGCGGCGGCCGCGCCTGA
- a CDS encoding Hsp20 family protein, with protein sequence MRSYDLSPLFRSTVGFDRLSRLMDSASRVDEAQLAYPPYNIEQSAEDAYRITMAVAGFTDSELTITAQENQLVVSGKPTKTDEGKSYLHRGIAGRAFERRFELADHIRVTGAELVNGLLHIDLKREVPEAMKPRTIAINSGSKAQPQVIENKAA encoded by the coding sequence ATGCGTTCCTACGATCTTTCCCCCCTTTTCCGCTCGACCGTTGGTTTTGATCGCCTGTCGCGCCTGATGGATTCTGCCTCGCGCGTCGATGAAGCCCAACTCGCCTACCCGCCCTACAACATCGAGCAGAGCGCCGAGGATGCCTATCGCATCACCATGGCGGTCGCGGGTTTCACCGACAGCGAATTGACCATCACCGCGCAGGAGAACCAGCTCGTCGTTTCCGGCAAGCCGACCAAAACGGATGAGGGCAAGAGCTATCTCCATCGCGGCATCGCCGGGCGCGCGTTCGAGCGCCGCTTCGAGCTCGCGGACCACATTCGCGTCACCGGTGCCGAGCTGGTCAATGGACTGCTGCATATCGATCTGAAGCGCGAAGTGCCGGAAGCGATGAAGCCCCGCACCATCGCCATCAACAGCGGCAGCAAAGCCCAGCCGCAGGTGATCGAGAACAAGGCCGCCTGA
- a CDS encoding DUF1192 domain-containing protein, whose translation MDMDDLEPKTKKPQKRNLEPLGVEELAAYIEELRDEITRVEADMAKKKKHLAAAESLFKS comes from the coding sequence ATGGACATGGACGATCTGGAACCCAAAACCAAGAAACCGCAGAAGCGGAATCTGGAGCCCCTGGGGGTCGAGGAACTGGCGGCCTATATCGAGGAATTGCGGGACGAGATCACCCGGGTCGAAGCCGACATGGCGAAGAAGAAAAAGCACCTCGCCGCGGCTGAAAGCCTGTTCAAAAGTTGA
- a CDS encoding NAD(P)H-quinone oxidoreductase: MTALPSEMTAIEITSFGGPEVLKPAKRPLPVLGEGEVLIKVAAAGINRPDVLQRTGGYAPPPGASDLPGLEVAGEIVAVKGNVGAWKVGDKVTALVAGGGYAEYAAAPAPQCLAVPKGFDMVHAAALPETFFTVWTNVFQRGALKQGETFLIHGGSSGIGTTAIQLAYHFGAKVITTVGSEEKAKACRDLGADLAINYRTTDFAAEVLKATDKKGADLILDMVGGDYINRNLSCLAVDGRMVFIAFLQGAKAEVNFAQVMMKRQTITGSTLRPRTVAQKAEIAAELKAKVWPLLDAGKVKPVLYKTFPLAEAAEAHRLMESSAHTGKIVLTV, encoded by the coding sequence ATGACTGCCCTGCCCAGCGAGATGACGGCCATCGAGATCACCAGCTTCGGCGGCCCCGAGGTGTTGAAGCCGGCCAAGCGACCGCTGCCCGTCTTGGGGGAGGGCGAGGTGCTGATCAAGGTGGCAGCGGCCGGGATCAACCGTCCCGACGTCTTGCAGCGCACCGGCGGCTACGCGCCGCCGCCAGGTGCCTCGGATCTGCCGGGGCTCGAAGTCGCCGGTGAGATCGTGGCGGTGAAGGGCAATGTCGGCGCCTGGAAGGTTGGCGACAAGGTGACGGCCTTGGTGGCAGGCGGCGGTTATGCCGAATACGCCGCAGCGCCGGCACCGCAATGCCTTGCCGTGCCGAAAGGCTTCGACATGGTGCATGCGGCGGCACTGCCGGAAACGTTCTTCACGGTCTGGACCAATGTCTTCCAGCGCGGTGCTTTGAAACAAGGCGAGACGTTCCTGATCCATGGTGGATCGAGCGGCATCGGCACGACGGCGATCCAACTCGCCTACCACTTCGGCGCCAAGGTGATCACGACCGTGGGCAGTGAAGAGAAGGCCAAGGCCTGCCGCGATCTCGGCGCCGATCTCGCGATCAACTACCGCACCACCGATTTCGCGGCCGAGGTGTTGAAGGCAACCGACAAAAAGGGGGCCGACCTGATCCTCGACATGGTGGGCGGCGATTACATCAACCGCAATCTCTCCTGCCTCGCCGTCGATGGGCGGATGGTCTTCATCGCCTTTCTGCAAGGAGCGAAGGCCGAGGTCAATTTCGCGCAGGTCATGATGAAGCGGCAGACCATCACCGGCTCCACTTTGCGCCCCCGCACGGTCGCCCAAAAGGCGGAGATCGCGGCGGAGCTCAAGGCCAAGGTCTGGCCCCTCCTCGACGCTGGTAAGGTGAAGCCGGTTCTCTACAAGACCTTCCCGCTGGCGGAGGCCGCCGAGGCCCATCGCCTGATGGAATCGAGTGCTCATACAGGAAAGATCGTGCTGACCGTTTAG
- a CDS encoding DUF1013 domain-containing protein codes for MTQILMPKATAVWLIENTALSFEQIGAFCGLHPLEVQGIADGEVAIGIVGQDPTANGQLTAEEIKRCEGDTNANLKMAKSDIPQPLTRTKGPRYTPVSKRQDKPDAVAWLIRHHPELSDAQVSRLIGTTKQTIAAIRDRSHWNTANLRPRDPVLLGLCTQTDLNAAILKARKAAGKPATLDPLPGHELPEEHHDQPSGDEGSQSRWGDLSALFPNKN; via the coding sequence ATGACCCAGATCCTGATGCCCAAAGCCACGGCCGTTTGGCTGATCGAGAACACGGCGCTGTCCTTCGAGCAGATCGGTGCCTTTTGCGGCCTGCATCCCTTGGAAGTCCAGGGCATCGCCGACGGCGAAGTGGCGATCGGCATCGTCGGCCAGGACCCCACGGCCAACGGCCAGCTGACGGCGGAAGAGATCAAGCGTTGCGAGGGCGACACCAACGCCAATCTGAAGATGGCAAAGTCCGACATCCCGCAGCCGCTCACCCGCACCAAGGGCCCGCGCTACACGCCGGTCTCGAAGCGTCAGGACAAGCCCGACGCGGTGGCCTGGCTCATCCGCCATCACCCGGAATTGTCGGACGCGCAGGTCTCGCGCCTCATCGGCACGACCAAGCAGACCATCGCCGCCATCCGCGACCGCAGCCATTGGAACACCGCCAATCTGCGCCCGCGCGATCCCGTCCTGCTCGGCCTCTGCACCCAGACCGATCTCAACGCCGCGATCCTCAAGGCGCGGAAGGCCGCCGGCAAGCCGGCGACCCTCGACCCCCTGCCCGGCCATGAACTGCCGGAAGAGCATCACGACCAGCCGAGCGGCGACGAAGGCAGCCAGTCGCGCTGGGGCGATCTGTCGGCGCTGTTCCCCAATAAGAACTAA
- a CDS encoding MFS transporter, translating into MSAIHAGPDPRRSPRLLVPVLGIAQILAWGSSYYLLAVLARPIATDTGWSFSWIVAGLSLGLLAAGFVAPRVGHIIKARGGRPVLIAGSLLFAAGLLIMGLAPNIVVFLISWVVMGLGMAAGLYDPAFSTLGRLYGHGARNLITALTLFGGFASTLGWPLAAFFVESFGWRGACLCFMAIHLGITLPLHLFAVPKETADLASEPEPAGRNEAPAHLPPRRLFILLALTTLLSAFLSTVISVHLLTMLQADGISLSAAVTFGALVGPSQVGARFIESLIGKYHHPIWTKLASVLCVALGLGLLWLGFPLVAVTLVFYGAGIGLESIARATLPLSLFGPADYAPIMGKLARPSNFAQAAAPSIGAFLIEHASPETALGAVVIGALLNVALAAGLIALTSPLRKAATSRR; encoded by the coding sequence TTGTCCGCCATCCACGCTGGTCCCGATCCGCGCCGGTCACCGCGCCTGCTGGTGCCTGTGCTGGGCATCGCGCAGATCCTCGCCTGGGGCTCGTCCTATTATCTGCTGGCGGTGCTGGCGCGCCCGATTGCGACGGATACCGGTTGGTCTTTCTCCTGGATCGTGGCCGGCCTGTCGCTGGGCCTGCTTGCTGCAGGCTTCGTGGCGCCGCGCGTCGGGCACATCATCAAGGCGCGAGGCGGGCGGCCGGTCCTCATCGCCGGCAGCCTGCTGTTTGCGGCCGGCCTCCTCATCATGGGTCTTGCCCCCAATATCGTCGTCTTCCTCATCTCCTGGGTGGTGATGGGGCTCGGCATGGCGGCGGGGCTCTACGACCCCGCCTTCTCGACGCTGGGGCGGCTCTATGGCCATGGCGCCCGCAATCTCATCACCGCGCTCACCCTCTTCGGTGGCTTTGCCAGCACGCTCGGCTGGCCGCTCGCTGCCTTCTTCGTCGAAAGCTTCGGCTGGCGCGGTGCCTGTCTTTGCTTCATGGCCATCCATCTTGGCATCACCCTGCCACTTCATCTCTTTGCCGTGCCGAAGGAGACCGCCGATCTCGCATCGGAGCCGGAACCGGCCGGCAGAAATGAAGCACCGGCCCATCTGCCGCCGCGCCGCCTTTTCATCCTGCTGGCGCTCACCACGCTCCTCTCGGCGTTTCTATCGACCGTCATCTCGGTCCATCTCCTCACCATGCTCCAGGCCGATGGCATTTCGCTCAGCGCTGCTGTCACCTTCGGCGCACTGGTCGGGCCATCGCAGGTCGGCGCCCGCTTCATCGAAAGCCTCATTGGCAAGTATCATCACCCGATCTGGACGAAGCTCGCCTCGGTGCTGTGTGTCGCCTTGGGATTGGGCCTTTTATGGCTGGGCTTTCCGCTCGTCGCGGTGACGCTGGTCTTCTACGGCGCCGGCATCGGCCTCGAATCCATCGCCCGCGCCACCCTGCCGCTGTCGCTCTTCGGCCCCGCCGATTACGCGCCGATCATGGGCAAGCTGGCGCGCCCCAGCAATTTTGCCCAGGCCGCAGCCCCCTCGATCGGGGCTTTCCTGATTGAACACGCCAGCCCAGAAACAGCTTTGGGCGCCGTGGTCATCGGCGCCCTGCTGAATGTGGCCCTGGCTGCGGGCCTGATCGCGTTGACGTCGCCGCTGCGGAAAGCGGCGACGTCTCGCAGGTAG
- a CDS encoding NAD(P)/FAD-dependent oxidoreductase, whose product MPKIRLLPADDATNGWLTHLAPRVPRPALQGSIAADWLVIGAGFAGLAAARRLAENRPNDRILLLDARAVADGPSGRNSGFAIDLPHHTSGDLRHLEGARRALRLNQLAIDYLEASVKAHDIPCQWSRQGQVMAASAALGEEQLAHFRTMLEALGEPYERLDRPALAALLGTSFYTEAVRTPGTVLMQPAALVRGLADTLPPNVTLYENSAVLAIDYGVTVTATTATGEVRAAKVILCVDGFAPQFDIYRQRLFGLRIFASITRPLSAAERAELGAAPEWGILPAARFGGGTLRYTQDGRLLIRSSYAYKPSMQADAATNDRIAQIHRRKFDARFPALKHVPFEATWSGFLCLSKNLAPGFGRHQANVFSAVCQNGVGVTKGTQSGILIADLACGIDNPLIADIEALGQPSRVPPEPFLGLGVRANIAWQGWLARSET is encoded by the coding sequence TTGCCCAAGATCCGCCTGCTGCCGGCCGATGATGCGACCAATGGCTGGCTGACACACTTGGCCCCGCGCGTGCCGAGACCGGCCCTGCAGGGGAGCATCGCAGCGGATTGGCTGGTGATCGGCGCCGGCTTTGCGGGCCTGGCAGCGGCGCGTCGCCTGGCCGAGAACCGTCCCAACGACCGGATCTTGCTGCTCGATGCACGCGCCGTGGCCGATGGGCCGTCGGGACGTAATTCGGGCTTTGCCATCGACCTGCCGCATCATACCAGTGGCGATCTGCGCCATCTCGAGGGCGCCCGGCGCGCCTTGCGCCTCAACCAGCTTGCGATCGATTATCTCGAGGCCAGCGTGAAGGCGCATGACATTCCTTGCCAATGGAGCCGCCAAGGCCAGGTCATGGCGGCCAGTGCCGCACTTGGCGAGGAACAGCTGGCGCATTTTCGCACCATGCTGGAGGCACTTGGTGAACCTTATGAGAGGTTGGACCGGCCGGCATTGGCGGCCCTGCTCGGCACCAGCTTTTACACCGAGGCGGTGCGCACGCCGGGGACGGTCCTGATGCAGCCTGCGGCATTGGTGCGCGGCCTTGCCGACACGCTGCCGCCCAATGTGACGCTCTATGAGAACAGCGCGGTGCTGGCGATCGATTACGGTGTCACCGTCACCGCGACGACAGCGACCGGCGAGGTTCGCGCGGCCAAGGTGATTCTCTGCGTCGACGGTTTCGCGCCGCAGTTCGATATCTATCGCCAACGGCTGTTCGGCCTGCGCATCTTTGCCAGCATCACGCGGCCATTGAGTGCTGCCGAACGCGCCGAGCTGGGCGCGGCGCCCGAATGGGGCATCCTGCCGGCAGCCCGCTTCGGTGGCGGCACCTTGCGCTATACGCAGGATGGACGGCTGCTGATCCGCTCATCCTATGCCTACAAGCCGTCGATGCAGGCCGATGCGGCGACCAATGACCGGATCGCACAGATTCATCGCCGCAAGTTCGACGCACGTTTCCCGGCGTTGAAGCATGTGCCTTTCGAGGCGACGTGGTCGGGCTTCTTGTGTCTTTCGAAGAATCTGGCGCCGGGCTTTGGCCGCCATCAGGCGAATGTCTTCTCGGCGGTGTGCCAGAACGGTGTCGGCGTCACCAAGGGCACGCAATCCGGCATCCTCATCGCCGATCTCGCCTGCGGCATCGACAACCCGCTGATCGCCGACATCGAAGCCCTCGGCCAACCCAGCCGCGTGCCACCGGAGCCGTTCCTGGGTCTCGGCGTGCGCGCCAACATCGCCTGGCAGGGGTGGTTGGCACGGAGTGAAACATAG
- a CDS encoding MFS transporter, with amino-acid sequence MIATRRTSLLPWLVVGAAFLALAISFSARASIGLVMPVWDAELGWSRGFVSSTVAATLVVMAALAPIAGRMVDRHGVRPLLSFGLAVSGIGSLVIAFTDNRFLFAIAFIGICGPGFSVVATHVVSTAIARLFEQRRGLALGIATSGSTGGQFLIMPVVAFILAAMNWRWSFIGLGALSLLLAPLLWIMLKPQGIAAKADRPTPASFATDLGFIIRRPAFHILFWSFFLCGFTTTGIIETHFMPYAQFCGFGPVPSAAAYGLLSAVNMAGMIGAGWLTDRVNRVVLLGSIYVLRGFTYILLLNIGGDLGNLLLFAALFGVVDYATVPPTASLVASHLGLRVMGLAMGLISAGHSLGGALGAYFGGFIFDRFQVFDWIWLSAIGLAILAGIMVFVLKDKGQAPELAAT; translated from the coding sequence ATGATCGCCACTCGACGCACATCCCTGCTGCCCTGGCTGGTGGTGGGTGCCGCCTTCCTGGCGCTTGCCATCTCCTTTTCCGCCCGCGCCAGCATCGGCCTCGTCATGCCGGTCTGGGATGCGGAACTCGGCTGGTCGCGCGGCTTTGTCTCCAGCACCGTCGCTGCCACCCTCGTCGTCATGGCCGCCCTGGCGCCGATCGCCGGGCGCATGGTCGACCGACATGGCGTGCGGCCCCTGCTCAGTTTCGGTCTGGCCGTGAGCGGCATCGGCAGCCTCGTCATCGCCTTCACCGACAACCGCTTTCTCTTCGCCATCGCCTTCATCGGGATCTGCGGCCCCGGCTTCAGCGTGGTGGCAACCCATGTGGTCTCAACGGCGATTGCGCGCCTCTTCGAGCAGCGTCGCGGCCTGGCGCTGGGGATTGCCACCTCCGGCTCGACGGGCGGCCAATTCCTGATCATGCCGGTGGTGGCCTTCATCCTTGCCGCGATGAACTGGCGCTGGAGCTTCATCGGCTTGGGTGCGCTCTCGCTGCTGCTGGCACCCTTGCTCTGGATCATGCTGAAGCCGCAAGGCATCGCGGCGAAGGCCGACCGTCCGACGCCAGCGAGTTTCGCCACCGATCTCGGCTTCATCATCCGCCGGCCGGCGTTCCACATTCTCTTCTGGAGCTTCTTCCTCTGCGGCTTCACCACAACCGGAATCATCGAAACCCATTTCATGCCCTATGCGCAGTTCTGCGGTTTCGGGCCGGTGCCGAGTGCTGCCGCTTACGGCCTGCTCTCGGCTGTCAACATGGCGGGCATGATCGGGGCGGGGTGGCTCACCGACCGTGTCAACCGCGTGGTACTGCTGGGCAGCATCTACGTGCTGCGCGGCTTCACGTACATTTTGCTGCTCAATATCGGCGGCGATCTTGGCAATCTGCTGCTGTTTGCGGCCCTCTTTGGTGTCGTCGATTACGCCACCGTGCCGCCCACCGCCAGCCTCGTCGCCTCGCATCTGGGCCTGCGGGTCATGGGCCTCGCGATGGGCCTCATCTCCGCCGGCCATTCGCTGGGCGGCGCCCTCGGTGCCTATTTCGGCGGCTTCATCTTCGACCGCTTCCAGGTCTTCGACTGGATCTGGCTCAGCGCCATCGGCCTCGCCATCCTCGCCGGAATCATGGTGTTCGTGTTGAAGGACAAGGGACAAGCGCCGGAACTGGCGGCGACTTGA
- a CDS encoding LysR substrate-binding domain-containing protein has product MQIRLDWLETFVLVARLKSMKGAAEALSLSAGAISQRVRALEERAGYRLFRRQAGGVALTLEAERLLAEIGPAFDALTHAWAGIDGTAATARQRVTVSTMPSFANFVLVPRLGRFAKLFPQAEVTVETDLRVVDLHTEPVDIAIRHGLGDYPGLVATPLLSPALIVVGSPALIEKHGPLKRAGDCLALPLLHDHTRQDWRLWFEAHGVATPERLKGPAFSDGTLIVRAAVAGQGLGLVREFYAAEELAAGRLVRALDVSWPSRFGYYLVATAEALERPAVRAFRNWLVEEMAALEREAVRAA; this is encoded by the coding sequence ATGCAGATCAGGCTGGATTGGCTGGAAACCTTCGTCCTGGTGGCGCGCCTCAAAAGCATGAAGGGCGCCGCTGAAGCGCTGTCTTTGAGCGCCGGTGCGATCAGCCAGCGCGTGCGGGCCCTGGAGGAGCGTGCCGGCTATCGCCTGTTCCGGCGCCAAGCCGGCGGCGTCGCCCTCACCCTGGAGGCAGAGCGCCTCTTGGCCGAGATCGGCCCCGCCTTCGACGCACTGACCCATGCCTGGGCCGGGATCGACGGCACCGCGGCGACGGCGCGCCAGCGGGTCACGGTCAGCACCATGCCGAGCTTTGCCAATTTCGTGCTGGTGCCGCGCCTGGGGAGATTTGCCAAGCTGTTCCCGCAGGCCGAGGTGACCGTCGAAACCGATCTGCGCGTAGTCGATCTCCATACGGAGCCGGTCGATATCGCCATTCGCCACGGCCTTGGCGATTATCCCGGCCTGGTGGCGACACCGCTCCTTTCGCCGGCATTGATCGTGGTGGGCAGTCCGGCGCTGATCGAGAAGCATGGGCCCCTGAAGCGCGCCGGCGATTGCCTCGCTCTACCCCTGCTCCACGACCACACGCGCCAGGACTGGCGGCTGTGGTTCGAGGCCCATGGCGTGGCGACGCCCGAGCGCCTCAAAGGTCCGGCCTTTTCCGACGGCACGCTGATCGTGCGCGCGGCGGTGGCGGGGCAAGGACTGGGGCTGGTGCGGGAGTTTTACGCGGCGGAAGAATTGGCGGCTGGGCGCCTGGTCCGCGCCCTCGACGTCAGCTGGCCCAGTCGCTTCGGCTATTACCTGGTGGCAACGGCGGAGGCCCTAGAGCGCCCGGCCGTCCGCGCCTTCCGCAACTGGCTGGTCGAGGAAATGGCAGCCCTCGAGCGCGAAGCCGTGCGGGCGGCGTGA